A portion of the Pomacea canaliculata isolate SZHN2017 linkage group LG13, ASM307304v1, whole genome shotgun sequence genome contains these proteins:
- the LOC112554207 gene encoding kxDL motif-containing protein 1-like isoform X3, with translation MSLVRHVFTKNEIEAQTSVKMMAFHDSRNYQDAVVVASSLVEQINREDVNNMVQVQRDMLSRYEKTNEMLINFNLLSSSRYEVTVKEFQNHTQLLSDMKRDLDSIFKRIRALKQRLSKNYPEAFSACSTIMMVEDEEEEKIPSEATSCTATASSASGPTSKPADSELVCTEPDGDGMPGLQNETQKKTHTSNTSKTGEMCGAVAGKSSSAKKQPVRASPSHDHGKRLSSSQSSQKPLQPRNQRI, from the exons ATGTCCCTTGTACGGCATGTGTTTACCAAAAAT GAAATAGAAGCCCAAACTTCTGTGAAAATGATGGCATTCCATGACTCAAGAAATTATCAAGATGCTGTGGTGGTGGCTTCATCGTTAGTCGAACAAATCAACAGAGAAGATGTAAACAATATGGTGCAAGTTCAAAGAGACAT GCTTTCCCGATATGAGAAGACTAATGAAATGTTGATCAACTTCAATCTGCTATCCTCCTCAAGATATGAAGTGACAGTTAAAGAATTTCAGAATCACACACAGCTATTATCTGATATGAAACGAGACCTAGACTCTATCTTTAAACGAATAAG GGCACTAAAGCAGAGACTGAGCAAAAACTACCCAGAGGCTTTCTCAg CCTGCAGTACCATTATGATGgtagaagatgaagaagaggaaaagattCCAAGTGAGGCTACCTCATGCACTGCCACAGCTTCCTCTGCATCAGGGCCCACCTCAAAACCAGCTGATTCAGAGTTGGTCTGTACAGAACCGGATGGAGATGGCATGCCAGGTCTCCAAAAtgagacacagaaaaaaacacacacatcaaataCATCTAAGACTGGAGAGATGTGTGGAGCTGTTGCTGGGAAATCCTCTTCTGCTAAAAAACAACCTGTACGTGCTAGCCCCAGTCATGATCATGGCAAAAGACTTTCATCAAGTCAGTCCTCACAAAAACCTCTTCAGCCCAGAAATCAGAGAATCTGA
- the LOC112554207 gene encoding kxDL motif-containing protein 1-like isoform X2, whose translation MSLVRHVFTKNVSSQLCAAPVTLDNAAIMYHCSNYLEIEAQTSVKMMAFHDSRNYQDAVVVASSLVEQINREDVNNMVQVQRDMLSRYEKTNEMLINFNLLSSSRYEVTVKEFQNHTQLLSDMKRDLDSIFKRIRALKQRLSKNYPEAFSACSTIMMVEDEEEEKIPSEATSCTATASSASGPTSKPADSELVCTEPDGDGMPGLQNETQKKTHTSNTSKTGEMCGAVAGKSSSAKKQPVRASPSHDHGKRLSSSQSSQKPLQPRNQRI comes from the exons ATGTCCCTTGTACGGCATGTGTTTACCAAAAATGTCAGTAGCCAGTTGTGCGCTGCACCAGTCACGCTAGATAATGCTGCAATTATGTACCACTGCTCGAACTACCTT GAAATAGAAGCCCAAACTTCTGTGAAAATGATGGCATTCCATGACTCAAGAAATTATCAAGATGCTGTGGTGGTGGCTTCATCGTTAGTCGAACAAATCAACAGAGAAGATGTAAACAATATGGTGCAAGTTCAAAGAGACAT GCTTTCCCGATATGAGAAGACTAATGAAATGTTGATCAACTTCAATCTGCTATCCTCCTCAAGATATGAAGTGACAGTTAAAGAATTTCAGAATCACACACAGCTATTATCTGATATGAAACGAGACCTAGACTCTATCTTTAAACGAATAAG GGCACTAAAGCAGAGACTGAGCAAAAACTACCCAGAGGCTTTCTCAg CCTGCAGTACCATTATGATGgtagaagatgaagaagaggaaaagattCCAAGTGAGGCTACCTCATGCACTGCCACAGCTTCCTCTGCATCAGGGCCCACCTCAAAACCAGCTGATTCAGAGTTGGTCTGTACAGAACCGGATGGAGATGGCATGCCAGGTCTCCAAAAtgagacacagaaaaaaacacacacatcaaataCATCTAAGACTGGAGAGATGTGTGGAGCTGTTGCTGGGAAATCCTCTTCTGCTAAAAAACAACCTGTACGTGCTAGCCCCAGTCATGATCATGGCAAAAGACTTTCATCAAGTCAGTCCTCACAAAAACCTCTTCAGCCCAGAAATCAGAGAATCTGA
- the LOC112554207 gene encoding kxDL motif-containing protein 1-like isoform X4 has translation MSWRNIEEIEAQTSVKMMAFHDSRNYQDAVVVASSLVEQINREDVNNMVQVQRDMLSRYEKTNEMLINFNLLSSSRYEVTVKEFQNHTQLLSDMKRDLDSIFKRIRALKQRLSKNYPEAFSACSTIMMVEDEEEEKIPSEATSCTATASSASGPTSKPADSELVCTEPDGDGMPGLQNETQKKTHTSNTSKTGEMCGAVAGKSSSAKKQPVRASPSHDHGKRLSSSQSSQKPLQPRNQRI, from the exons ATGAGCTGGAGAAATATCGAA GAAATAGAAGCCCAAACTTCTGTGAAAATGATGGCATTCCATGACTCAAGAAATTATCAAGATGCTGTGGTGGTGGCTTCATCGTTAGTCGAACAAATCAACAGAGAAGATGTAAACAATATGGTGCAAGTTCAAAGAGACAT GCTTTCCCGATATGAGAAGACTAATGAAATGTTGATCAACTTCAATCTGCTATCCTCCTCAAGATATGAAGTGACAGTTAAAGAATTTCAGAATCACACACAGCTATTATCTGATATGAAACGAGACCTAGACTCTATCTTTAAACGAATAAG GGCACTAAAGCAGAGACTGAGCAAAAACTACCCAGAGGCTTTCTCAg CCTGCAGTACCATTATGATGgtagaagatgaagaagaggaaaagattCCAAGTGAGGCTACCTCATGCACTGCCACAGCTTCCTCTGCATCAGGGCCCACCTCAAAACCAGCTGATTCAGAGTTGGTCTGTACAGAACCGGATGGAGATGGCATGCCAGGTCTCCAAAAtgagacacagaaaaaaacacacacatcaaataCATCTAAGACTGGAGAGATGTGTGGAGCTGTTGCTGGGAAATCCTCTTCTGCTAAAAAACAACCTGTACGTGCTAGCCCCAGTCATGATCATGGCAAAAGACTTTCATCAAGTCAGTCCTCACAAAAACCTCTTCAGCCCAGAAATCAGAGAATCTGA
- the LOC112554207 gene encoding kxDL motif-containing protein 1-like isoform X1, protein MSWRNIEVMVTVIGMLSMLKVEPNVFLLPQIFPNYTSKFKQEIEAQTSVKMMAFHDSRNYQDAVVVASSLVEQINREDVNNMVQVQRDMLSRYEKTNEMLINFNLLSSSRYEVTVKEFQNHTQLLSDMKRDLDSIFKRIRALKQRLSKNYPEAFSACSTIMMVEDEEEEKIPSEATSCTATASSASGPTSKPADSELVCTEPDGDGMPGLQNETQKKTHTSNTSKTGEMCGAVAGKSSSAKKQPVRASPSHDHGKRLSSSQSSQKPLQPRNQRI, encoded by the exons ATGAGCTGGAGAAATATCGAAGTAATGGTTACAGTCATTGGTATGCTTAGCATGTTGAAAGTAGAACCAAATGTGTTTCTTCTGCCTCAGATTTTCCCTAATTATACATCCAAATTCAAACAGGAAATAGAAGCCCAAACTTCTGTGAAAATGATGGCATTCCATGACTCAAGAAATTATCAAGATGCTGTGGTGGTGGCTTCATCGTTAGTCGAACAAATCAACAGAGAAGATGTAAACAATATGGTGCAAGTTCAAAGAGACAT GCTTTCCCGATATGAGAAGACTAATGAAATGTTGATCAACTTCAATCTGCTATCCTCCTCAAGATATGAAGTGACAGTTAAAGAATTTCAGAATCACACACAGCTATTATCTGATATGAAACGAGACCTAGACTCTATCTTTAAACGAATAAG GGCACTAAAGCAGAGACTGAGCAAAAACTACCCAGAGGCTTTCTCAg CCTGCAGTACCATTATGATGgtagaagatgaagaagaggaaaagattCCAAGTGAGGCTACCTCATGCACTGCCACAGCTTCCTCTGCATCAGGGCCCACCTCAAAACCAGCTGATTCAGAGTTGGTCTGTACAGAACCGGATGGAGATGGCATGCCAGGTCTCCAAAAtgagacacagaaaaaaacacacacatcaaataCATCTAAGACTGGAGAGATGTGTGGAGCTGTTGCTGGGAAATCCTCTTCTGCTAAAAAACAACCTGTACGTGCTAGCCCCAGTCATGATCATGGCAAAAGACTTTCATCAAGTCAGTCCTCACAAAAACCTCTTCAGCCCAGAAATCAGAGAATCTGA
- the LOC112554207 gene encoding kxDL motif-containing protein 1-like isoform X5: MMAFHDSRNYQDAVVVASSLVEQINREDVNNMVQVQRDMLSRYEKTNEMLINFNLLSSSRYEVTVKEFQNHTQLLSDMKRDLDSIFKRIRALKQRLSKNYPEAFSACSTIMMVEDEEEEKIPSEATSCTATASSASGPTSKPADSELVCTEPDGDGMPGLQNETQKKTHTSNTSKTGEMCGAVAGKSSSAKKQPVRASPSHDHGKRLSSSQSSQKPLQPRNQRI; encoded by the exons ATGATGGCATTCCATGACTCAAGAAATTATCAAGATGCTGTGGTGGTGGCTTCATCGTTAGTCGAACAAATCAACAGAGAAGATGTAAACAATATGGTGCAAGTTCAAAGAGACAT GCTTTCCCGATATGAGAAGACTAATGAAATGTTGATCAACTTCAATCTGCTATCCTCCTCAAGATATGAAGTGACAGTTAAAGAATTTCAGAATCACACACAGCTATTATCTGATATGAAACGAGACCTAGACTCTATCTTTAAACGAATAAG GGCACTAAAGCAGAGACTGAGCAAAAACTACCCAGAGGCTTTCTCAg CCTGCAGTACCATTATGATGgtagaagatgaagaagaggaaaagattCCAAGTGAGGCTACCTCATGCACTGCCACAGCTTCCTCTGCATCAGGGCCCACCTCAAAACCAGCTGATTCAGAGTTGGTCTGTACAGAACCGGATGGAGATGGCATGCCAGGTCTCCAAAAtgagacacagaaaaaaacacacacatcaaataCATCTAAGACTGGAGAGATGTGTGGAGCTGTTGCTGGGAAATCCTCTTCTGCTAAAAAACAACCTGTACGTGCTAGCCCCAGTCATGATCATGGCAAAAGACTTTCATCAAGTCAGTCCTCACAAAAACCTCTTCAGCCCAGAAATCAGAGAATCTGA